Proteins encoded by one window of Planktothrix tepida PCC 9214:
- the psbV gene encoding photosystem II cytochrome c-550 — MLKRYFWLAVATVFFTFQLFVNQANAVELTKELRTLPLNDQGQTVVLTEKQLSKGKSVFNKACASCHALGMTKTNPDINLSPATLAGASPSRDNIEALIAFIKNPKTYDGLEEISETHPSTKSSDIFVVMRNLEDEDLYNLAGYLLLEPKVRPEQWGGGKYLR; from the coding sequence ATGCTCAAAAGATACTTTTGGCTGGCAGTAGCCACTGTATTTTTCACCTTTCAACTGTTTGTCAACCAGGCCAATGCAGTAGAATTGACCAAAGAACTTCGGACTTTACCTCTGAATGACCAAGGCCAAACCGTTGTCCTCACTGAAAAGCAACTGAGCAAAGGTAAAAGCGTATTCAATAAGGCTTGTGCCTCATGTCATGCTTTGGGAATGACCAAGACAAATCCTGATATTAACCTCAGTCCTGCAACCTTAGCCGGTGCGTCTCCCTCCCGCGATAATATTGAGGCTCTGATCGCATTTATTAAAAATCCCAAAACCTATGATGGGTTGGAGGAAATTTCAGAAACACATCCCAGCACCAAGAGTTCAGATATTTTCGTTGTCATGCGAAATCTGGAAGATGAGGATTTATACAATCTAGCTGGATATCTGTTATTAGAACCCAAAGTTCGCCCTGAACAGTGGGGTGGAGGAAAATACCTCCGCTAA
- a CDS encoding prepilin peptidase: protein MGIILSLPAYLIVFAFGASIGSFLNVVIYRIPAGLSILHPPSRCPRCLTRLSPSENIPVFGWLWLQGRCKHCHTPISIRYPLVEATTGLLFLLIFLISPNFTQTVGYWVLFSWLIALSLIDLDTYTLPNVLTQSGLILGLGFQLTQALTTPSPLSNGLMVGILGAVLGIWLFDIISFVGTLVMGQTAMGAGDSKLAAMMGAWLGWKYLLVAGFIACGLGAIVGGGAIALKLINRRQPIPFGPFLALATAITALWGQTLLSAYLSLFFPL from the coding sequence ATGGGTATTATACTGAGTTTACCTGCCTATTTAATTGTGTTTGCGTTTGGAGCATCCATCGGCAGTTTTCTCAACGTGGTCATCTATCGAATTCCCGCCGGGTTATCCATACTGCATCCTCCCTCTCGCTGTCCCCGATGTCTAACGCGGTTGAGTCCCTCAGAAAATATTCCCGTGTTTGGTTGGTTGTGGCTTCAGGGACGTTGTAAACATTGCCATACCCCCATTTCCATCCGCTATCCCCTCGTAGAAGCCACCACAGGACTCTTATTTTTATTAATATTTTTAATCTCCCCAAACTTCACCCAAACGGTGGGCTATTGGGTTTTATTTAGTTGGTTAATTGCTCTATCGTTGATTGATTTAGATACCTACACGCTGCCCAATGTGCTCACCCAGTCGGGGTTAATATTAGGGTTAGGATTTCAACTCACCCAAGCCTTAACAACACCCTCACCCCTGAGTAATGGCTTGATGGTGGGAATTTTAGGGGCTGTTCTAGGAATATGGCTCTTTGATATTATTTCCTTTGTCGGAACCCTCGTTATGGGACAAACCGCTATGGGGGCTGGAGATAGTAAACTCGCCGCCATGATGGGAGCTTGGTTAGGGTGGAAATATTTACTCGTGGCTGGATTTATCGCCTGCGGTTTAGGCGCTATTGTCGGTGGAGGAGCCATCGCCCTTAAATTAATCAATCGTCGTCAACCTATCCCCTTCGGCCCCTTTCTAGCCCTCGCTACCGCTATCACAGCCCTCTGGGGACAAACCCTGTTATCAGCCTACCTCAGTTTATTTTTTCCTCTATGA
- a CDS encoding PhzF family phenazine biosynthesis protein, translated as MKFSIVDVFAEIKYTGNQLAVIWGDGVESLSDEEMLKIAQEMNYSETTFITASEPENGGYPVRIFTPKRELPFAGHPTLGTAYIIQQDIIKTSVEQVILNLAVGQIPVRWKTSETGKQILWMRQNPPELTQIYDREVLASVLNLQGSDFDERYPIQAVSTGIPFIIVPLKTQSALKQAQVNFEHYSEFIQTTTTKEIFMFCPETYHPNNQICARMFAPALGVPEDPATGSANGCLAGYLSHYAYFGSDLVNIQVEQGYEIDRPSLLLLKSQKIGDLIQVEVGGNVVKVAEGSLV; from the coding sequence ATAAAATTCTCCATTGTTGATGTTTTTGCGGAAATCAAATATACCGGAAATCAATTAGCTGTGATTTGGGGTGACGGAGTTGAGTCGTTATCCGATGAAGAAATGCTCAAAATTGCCCAAGAAATGAATTATTCAGAAACAACCTTTATTACTGCTTCTGAACCTGAAAATGGCGGTTATCCGGTGCGAATTTTTACCCCTAAACGAGAATTACCCTTTGCAGGTCATCCCACGTTAGGAACGGCTTATATTATTCAACAGGATATCATTAAAACCTCCGTTGAACAAGTGATTTTAAATTTAGCTGTGGGTCAAATTCCGGTGAGGTGGAAAACCTCAGAAACGGGAAAACAAATTCTATGGATGCGACAAAATCCTCCTGAATTGACTCAAATTTATGATCGGGAAGTATTAGCATCTGTATTAAATTTGCAAGGATCGGATTTTGATGAACGTTATCCTATTCAAGCGGTTTCTACGGGTATTCCTTTTATTATTGTTCCGTTAAAAACCCAATCTGCATTAAAACAAGCGCAGGTTAATTTTGAACACTATTCAGAGTTTATTCAAACCACAACGACGAAAGAAATTTTTATGTTTTGTCCCGAAACTTATCACCCCAATAATCAGATTTGTGCTAGAATGTTTGCACCAGCTTTAGGAGTTCCTGAAGATCCAGCAACGGGAAGTGCTAATGGGTGTTTAGCCGGATATCTTTCCCATTATGCTTATTTTGGTTCCGATCTCGTTAATATTCAAGTTGAACAAGGATATGAAATTGATCGTCCTTCTTTACTGTTATTAAAATCTCAAAAAATAGGAGATTTAATTCAAGTTGAAGTCGGGGGAAATGTAGTTAAAGTTGCTGAAGGAAGTTTAGTTTAA
- a CDS encoding PilN domain-containing protein, with product MYNLDINFLNDRPDLIEREVRPRVAPSQNIDQTPILIGAGVALALNAIVGGAWFIFYQQNTDLTKERDALVATLGQKTSEVEALDKINAETAQANKEADALATVFNQIKPWSALTLELGELMQVAGVRILNIEQTEPAAATTATAPAPSPSPAADQAAAPPPEPETAQLKISGVANTYTQINDFVLLLNQSPFFNGEKTKLIEAKLEDNSTQLVAKSPDADSGTTKPQLQPVVKYTIETYLSLATASELLPQLQKNGALGLVNRIKTLEEKGVIKK from the coding sequence ATGTATAACTTAGATATCAACTTTTTGAATGATCGACCTGATCTAATAGAACGAGAAGTTCGGCCACGGGTTGCCCCCAGCCAAAATATTGACCAGACTCCAATTTTAATCGGTGCTGGGGTCGCTTTAGCCCTCAATGCCATTGTCGGAGGAGCTTGGTTTATTTTTTATCAACAAAATACTGACCTAACCAAAGAACGTGATGCTCTTGTTGCTACATTAGGACAAAAAACCTCGGAGGTGGAAGCTTTAGATAAAATTAATGCAGAAACCGCTCAAGCCAATAAAGAAGCGGATGCCTTAGCGACTGTATTTAATCAAATAAAACCCTGGTCAGCACTTACCCTAGAATTAGGGGAATTGATGCAAGTCGCCGGAGTGAGAATTCTCAATATTGAACAGACCGAACCCGCCGCAGCAACGACAGCCACAGCCCCGGCTCCATCTCCCAGTCCCGCAGCAGATCAAGCCGCCGCACCTCCACCCGAACCCGAAACGGCTCAATTAAAAATTTCAGGAGTAGCAAATACTTACACTCAAATTAATGATTTTGTATTATTACTCAATCAATCTCCCTTTTTTAATGGGGAAAAAACAAAATTAATTGAGGCTAAATTAGAAGACAACTCAACTCAATTAGTGGCTAAATCCCCGGATGCAGATAGTGGTACTACCAAACCTCAGTTACAACCTGTGGTCAAGTATACAATTGAAACCTACCTTAGTCTAGCAACCGCCTCGGAGTTGTTACCACAACTGCAAAAAAATGGGGCGTTAGGATTGGTTAATCGGATTAAAACCCTTGAGGAAAAAGGAGTGATTAAAAAATGA
- a CDS encoding ABC transporter substrate-binding protein, which produces MKQLKFWKRLGLLFVLGLFLSWGVSCSTSSPTAQNRQPEIEFWTMQLQPQFTDYFNQLIVNFETENPGLKVKWVDVPWSAMESKVLASVAAKTAADVINLNPDFAALLAGRNAWLNLNETVPESVQSQYLPNIWQANKIEVCPNNQCQTVTFGIPWYLTTQITIYNQQLLQQAGISQPPKTYSELAQVAQKVKEKTGKYAVFVSFVPEDSAQVLQSIVQMGAELIDNKGKAAFNTPQGKAAFQYWVDLYQKDLLPKEVLTQGHRRAIELYQSGDIAILTSGPQFLKAIAQNAPTVAKVSVPAPQITGDTKKTTVAVMNLVIPKSTDVPEAAVKFALFVTNSTNQLAFAKAANVLPSIQDALKDSYFTTLPANPTTADQARLVSAQELKNAQVLIPPQKDIKQLQKIIYDNLQAAMLNQKTVDQAIADAEKTWNER; this is translated from the coding sequence ATGAAACAATTAAAATTTTGGAAACGGTTGGGTTTGTTATTCGTTTTAGGTTTATTTTTAAGCTGGGGTGTCAGTTGCTCCACCTCTTCCCCAACTGCTCAAAACCGTCAGCCAGAAATTGAATTTTGGACAATGCAACTCCAACCCCAATTTACGGATTATTTTAATCAACTCATTGTTAATTTTGAAACCGAAAATCCAGGGTTAAAAGTGAAATGGGTAGATGTTCCTTGGTCTGCGATGGAAAGTAAAGTATTAGCCTCCGTTGCTGCCAAAACCGCCGCCGATGTGATTAACTTAAATCCTGATTTTGCCGCCTTATTAGCGGGACGAAATGCTTGGTTAAATCTCAATGAAACCGTTCCTGAAAGCGTTCAATCTCAATATTTACCGAATATTTGGCAAGCGAATAAAATAGAAGTTTGTCCGAATAATCAATGTCAAACCGTAACCTTTGGAATTCCTTGGTATTTAACAACTCAAATTACAATTTATAATCAACAACTCTTGCAACAAGCGGGAATTTCTCAACCGCCAAAAACCTATTCAGAATTAGCACAAGTCGCCCAAAAAGTCAAAGAAAAAACAGGCAAATATGCGGTTTTTGTGTCTTTTGTTCCAGAAGATTCGGCTCAAGTGTTACAATCTATCGTTCAAATGGGAGCGGAATTAATTGATAATAAAGGTAAAGCAGCCTTTAATACTCCCCAAGGAAAAGCGGCTTTTCAATATTGGGTTGATTTATATCAAAAAGACCTACTTCCCAAAGAAGTTTTAACTCAAGGACATCGCCGTGCTATTGAATTATATCAATCTGGAGACATTGCTATCTTAACATCAGGGCCACAATTTTTAAAAGCAATTGCTCAAAATGCGCCAACGGTTGCTAAGGTTTCTGTTCCCGCGCCTCAAATTACTGGAGATACGAAAAAAACCACCGTTGCGGTGATGAATTTAGTGATTCCGAAATCAACAGATGTTCCTGAAGCTGCTGTCAAATTTGCTTTATTTGTTACTAATAGTACCAATCAACTCGCTTTTGCTAAAGCGGCTAATGTTTTACCATCAATTCAGGATGCTCTTAAAGATAGTTATTTTACCACTCTTCCTGCTAATCCAACAACGGCGGATCAAGCTCGTTTAGTGAGTGCACAAGAACTTAAAAATGCCCAGGTTTTAATTCCCCCTCAAAAAGATATTAAACAGTTGCAAAAAATTATTTATGATAATTTACAAGCTGCAATGTTAAATCAAAAAACTGTTGATCAAGCGATCGCAGATGCTGAAAAAACCTGGAATGAAAGATAA
- a CDS encoding HAD family hydrolase, whose translation MINDKPTLLALDFDGVVCDGLLEYFETAWRSYCQLWSPPDGISPEALAPIFYRTRPVIEIGWEMPILIRALVLGISESDILQNWSRIVHHIVTEEQLKAEVIGPHLDGVRDQWINQDLSGWLGLHRFYPGVIERIKPLIEQSFLVYIITTKEERFVRSLLQQQGVTIPEGRIFGKGYKRPKAQILRELLTTIQPTPNIWFIEDRLQTLFAVQQQPDLNSVQLFLADWGYNLQQERDFTLEYPRINLLSLSQFSQDFSDWLKN comes from the coding sequence ATGATAAACGATAAACCGACTTTACTCGCACTTGATTTTGACGGGGTTGTTTGTGATGGACTGTTAGAATATTTTGAAACCGCATGGCGCAGCTATTGTCAACTGTGGTCGCCTCCTGATGGGATTTCACCGGAAGCATTAGCCCCCATTTTCTATCGAACTCGCCCTGTGATTGAAATTGGTTGGGAAATGCCGATTTTAATTCGAGCTTTGGTTTTAGGGATTTCGGAATCTGATATTTTACAGAATTGGTCAAGAATTGTTCATCATATTGTTACGGAAGAACAATTAAAAGCGGAGGTGATTGGCCCTCATTTGGATGGAGTTCGAGATCAATGGATTAATCAGGATTTATCCGGTTGGTTAGGATTACATCGATTTTATCCGGGTGTGATAGAACGAATTAAACCCCTAATTGAGCAGTCTTTTTTGGTTTATATTATTACAACAAAGGAGGAGCGATTTGTGCGATCGCTTCTTCAACAACAAGGGGTTACAATTCCCGAAGGTCGAATTTTTGGTAAAGGTTATAAACGTCCGAAAGCGCAAATATTACGGGAATTATTAACAACAATTCAACCGACTCCTAATATTTGGTTTATTGAAGATCGGTTACAAACCTTATTTGCGGTGCAACAACAACCCGATTTAAACTCAGTTCAATTGTTTTTAGCAGATTGGGGCTATAATCTACAACAAGAACGAGATTTTACGTTAGAATATCCAAGAATTAATTTATTATCTCTGTCTCAATTTAGCCAGGATTTTTCAGATTGGTTAAAAAATTAA
- the accD gene encoding acetyl-CoA carboxylase, carboxyltransferase subunit beta, whose amino-acid sequence MSLFDWFANRRKSLPSSPEPQEREIADGLWVKCEQCNALTYAKDLQANNMVCLECSHHFQVHSDERIQQLIDPNTWMPLDAEMCAVDPLKFRDRKSYSDRLRETREKTGLSDAVQTGVGLLDGETVALGVMDFRFMGGSMGSVVGEKLTRLIEHGTRERYPVIIICASGGARMQEGMLSLMQMAKISAALHRHQDSRLLYIPVLTHPTTGGVTASFAMLGDMILAEPKATIGFAGRRVIEQTLREKLPDDFQTSEYLLSYGFVDAIVPRTQLKKTLAQLIRLHRPPQNTGSFSHCPEVKTFTSAHPEVDLSHEISPSKSV is encoded by the coding sequence ATGTCTCTATTTGATTGGTTCGCAAATCGGCGCAAATCATTACCGAGCAGTCCTGAACCCCAGGAACGGGAAATTGCTGATGGGTTATGGGTTAAGTGCGAACAGTGCAATGCTTTAACGTATGCCAAAGACCTACAAGCCAATAATATGGTTTGTTTGGAATGTAGTCACCATTTCCAAGTGCATAGCGATGAACGCATTCAGCAACTGATTGATCCGAATACCTGGATGCCCCTAGATGCTGAAATGTGTGCCGTTGATCCCCTGAAATTCCGCGATCGCAAATCCTATAGTGATCGACTGCGGGAAACACGGGAAAAAACCGGGTTATCCGATGCGGTACAAACGGGGGTTGGGTTACTAGATGGAGAAACCGTTGCCCTCGGCGTTATGGATTTCCGGTTTATGGGTGGGAGTATGGGCTCTGTGGTAGGAGAAAAACTCACCCGCCTGATTGAACACGGTACCAGAGAACGCTATCCCGTGATCATTATCTGTGCATCGGGTGGGGCACGGATGCAGGAAGGAATGTTGAGCTTGATGCAAATGGCTAAAATCTCGGCTGCGTTGCATCGACATCAAGACTCCCGACTCCTGTATATTCCGGTTCTCACCCATCCGACCACCGGCGGGGTGACGGCGAGTTTTGCCATGTTAGGGGACATGATTTTAGCCGAACCTAAAGCCACCATTGGTTTTGCGGGAAGACGAGTCATCGAACAAACCCTGCGGGAAAAGTTACCCGATGACTTCCAAACCTCGGAATACTTATTGTCTTATGGGTTTGTCGATGCAATTGTTCCCCGGACTCAACTGAAGAAAACTCTGGCTCAACTGATTCGTCTGCATCGCCCTCCCCAAAATACTGGCTCTTTTTCCCACTGTCCAGAAGTTAAAACCTTCACCTCTGCCCATCCTGAAGTAGACCTATCCCATGAAATCTCACCGTCGAAGTCTGTATAA
- a CDS encoding TIGR02450 family Trp-rich protein, protein MAKKQKFPYLLGSKWTSNQQTWGWRHFQVVNRKNQGKWVFAELVASCDPTVRFWLNAQQLKDRSLWQPGWQSTQELEEIE, encoded by the coding sequence ATGGCCAAAAAGCAAAAATTCCCTTACCTGTTAGGCTCGAAATGGACATCAAATCAACAAACTTGGGGTTGGCGACATTTTCAAGTTGTTAACCGGAAAAATCAAGGGAAATGGGTCTTTGCTGAATTGGTGGCCTCTTGTGATCCCACGGTCAGATTTTGGTTAAATGCTCAACAACTTAAAGATCGTTCTCTCTGGCAACCGGGATGGCAATCTACACAAGAACTTGAAGAGATTGAATGA
- a CDS encoding CHAT domain-containing protein: MTTNNLGTAYSQLASEVQGEAQQNLYDQAVDCYRQALIVYQPKTLPLNCVTTGRNFGNLGFKIGNWEWGVEGYEWAMKAVENSRSRAQTDQQRQEILAAAIGVYANAIQCYINLGNYQQALLTAERSRCRQLADLFASKDLYPNAEVPPELVAEYNALKQRMNQLQQTPPANTPENPSKTGQLSPETLVEIEQLETERKQRWREIRSHDPVLAGQIEVDVIQLAEIQQLIQDDVTAIVSFYSTNDQTFAFVLRRSDLTPLTPLPCEGMGEQSNSPLLAGEGSGERSYSPRLAGEGSGERSYSLTLHTCDGQGYETLQYWIFENWLKPYVENKSQWRQNMGKFLTELAERLQINQLIDNHLQGIEELIIIPHLSLHQMPFAALPLNLNPIIPSGETQTAKTRQMGFSEPISSSYTESENNTELPEYLSDRFRLRVVPSCQILKYCSDRNLVPKPHQLGIVENATGDLFYTEKECQELAKRYQVPEEYHLKKEQATPDNYIKLAKKVQRLHSSHHANADLNHPENCKLVLANKAELNLATIFTLRFPELSDLFLSCCETNLTLTPITDEPLSLAAGFLSAGARNVVSTLWAVEDQATSVFTILYYQYLDEGKTRPEALRLAQFDLRSCQSLEGLKNSISEKSSERLGEKVNAPKNSSEVKYPYASPYYWAGFLSQGLA, from the coding sequence ATGACAACTAATAATCTGGGGACTGCCTATTCTCAACTCGCCTCAGAAGTTCAGGGGGAAGCACAACAAAACCTGTATGATCAGGCTGTTGATTGTTATCGACAAGCGTTAATAGTTTATCAACCCAAAACATTACCTCTAAACTGTGTAACAACAGGACGCAATTTCGGGAATTTAGGGTTTAAAATAGGCAACTGGGAATGGGGAGTGGAGGGCTATGAATGGGCGATGAAAGCCGTAGAAAATAGTCGCAGTCGGGCGCAAACCGATCAACAGCGTCAAGAGATTTTAGCCGCAGCCATTGGGGTTTATGCAAATGCGATTCAATGTTATATTAATTTGGGGAATTATCAACAGGCATTATTGACCGCAGAGCGATCGCGGTGTCGGCAGTTAGCGGATTTATTTGCGAGTAAGGATCTCTATCCCAATGCGGAAGTTCCCCCGGAATTGGTGGCGGAATATAATGCTTTGAAACAACGGATGAATCAGTTACAGCAAACACCCCCAGCGAATACGCCGGAAAATCCCTCAAAAACTGGTCAACTCTCCCCAGAAACTTTAGTAGAAATTGAACAATTAGAAACGGAAAGAAAACAGCGTTGGCGAGAAATTCGCAGTCATGATCCGGTATTAGCGGGTCAAATAGAAGTCGATGTGATTCAGTTAGCAGAAATTCAGCAGTTAATTCAGGATGATGTCACGGCTATTGTTAGTTTTTATAGTACCAATGATCAAACGTTTGCGTTTGTGTTGCGGCGGAGTGACCTAACCCCCCTAACCCCCCTTCCCTGCGAGGGAATGGGGGAACAATCTAACTCCCCTCTCCTCGCAGGAGAGGGGTCGGGGGAGAGGTCTTACTCCCCTCGCCTCGCAGGAGAGGGGTCGGGGGAGAGGTCTTACTCCCTAACCCTCCACACCTGCGACGGTCAAGGATACGAAACCCTGCAATATTGGATATTTGAAAATTGGTTAAAACCTTATGTTGAAAACAAGAGTCAATGGCGGCAAAATATGGGGAAATTTCTCACCGAACTTGCCGAAAGATTGCAAATTAATCAATTAATTGATAACCATTTACAGGGAATAGAAGAATTAATTATTATTCCCCATTTGTCTCTCCATCAAATGCCCTTTGCAGCTTTACCGTTGAATCTCAATCCTATTATTCCCAGTGGCGAAACCCAAACCGCAAAAACTCGTCAAATGGGCTTTAGTGAGCCGATTTCTAGCAGTTATACCGAGTCAGAAAACAATACAGAATTACCGGAATATTTAAGCGATCGCTTTCGGTTAAGAGTGGTTCCCAGTTGTCAAATCTTAAAATATTGTAGCGATCGCAATCTAGTTCCCAAACCCCATCAATTAGGAATTGTGGAAAATGCTACCGGAGATTTATTCTATACAGAAAAAGAATGTCAAGAGTTAGCAAAACGTTATCAAGTTCCTGAAGAATATCATCTCAAAAAGGAACAAGCTACTCCAGATAATTATATCAAATTAGCGAAAAAAGTGCAACGGTTACATTCCAGTCATCACGCCAATGCAGACTTAAATCATCCCGAAAATTGTAAATTAGTTTTAGCGAATAAAGCCGAACTAAATTTAGCCACAATTTTTACCCTACGGTTTCCAGAGTTATCAGATTTATTTTTATCCTGTTGCGAAACTAATTTAACCTTAACTCCCATTACCGATGAACCCCTATCCTTAGCCGCAGGTTTTCTATCAGCAGGGGCGCGAAATGTTGTGAGTACATTATGGGCGGTGGAAGATCAAGCGACATCGGTATTTACTATTTTATATTATCAATATCTCGACGAAGGAAAAACCCGCCCAGAAGCGTTAAGATTAGCACAATTTGATTTAAGAAGTTGTCAAAGTCTGGAAGGATTAAAAAATTCAATCTCAGAAAAATCTTCAGAGCGCTTAGGAGAAAAAGTAAATGCCCCTAAAAATAGTTCTGAGGTAAAATATCCCTATGCGAGTCCCTACTATTGGGCGGGTTTTCTTTCCCAAGGTTTAGCTTAA
- the petE gene encoding plastocyanin: protein MNRIVSVSKRVALVLSVAFLMISTFVFGASSASAETYSVKMGADSGMLQFVPSKLTVKPGDTIKFVNNKLPPHNMVFDKAKSPDAAVAEKLSHKKSLFSPGESFEISFTDDMPAGVYSYYCEPHRGAGMTGQIVLTK from the coding sequence ATGAATCGGATTGTTTCAGTGTCCAAGCGGGTCGCTTTAGTTTTATCTGTGGCCTTTTTGATGATTAGCACATTTGTTTTCGGTGCTTCTTCAGCCTCCGCAGAAACCTATTCAGTTAAAATGGGTGCTGATAGCGGAATGTTACAATTTGTTCCTAGCAAATTAACCGTAAAACCGGGCGACACTATTAAGTTTGTCAATAACAAACTTCCTCCCCATAACATGGTTTTTGATAAAGCCAAATCTCCTGATGCTGCCGTTGCTGAAAAGCTTTCTCATAAGAAATCCCTGTTCAGTCCGGGTGAATCCTTTGAAATTTCTTTCACCGATGATATGCCTGCTGGCGTTTATTCCTACTACTGTGAACCCCACCGTGGCGCAGGAATGACGGGTCAAATTGTGTTAACAAAATAA
- a CDS encoding translation initiation factor IF-2 translates to MGFADLSITEIAEDYNLPVEAVLKLCDQLGISYQHPQTRLALEDAKALMSYIRTLSQSSEFTEFDQP, encoded by the coding sequence ATGGGTTTTGCAGACCTGTCAATTACAGAAATAGCAGAGGATTACAATCTCCCAGTTGAGGCTGTACTCAAGCTGTGCGATCAGTTGGGCATTTCATATCAACATCCTCAAACCCGCTTGGCGCTTGAGGATGCTAAAGCTTTGATGTCCTACATCAGAACTTTAAGCCAGTCGTCCGAGTTCACCGAGTTTGATCAACCTTAA
- the pilM gene encoding type IV pilus biogenesis protein PilM, producing the protein MVSFLQGLFSKRKPGVGIELATERINLVEMRKKGQQLQLVTLATIPVPEGVVQDGQIVDTPAMAELIQAAITDNNIKAKTVGTSIPGREAVTRIIPVPADLSDDELKEYMNAEAGLYLPFPREEADVDYQKLGRFVDEDGIEKVQVLLVAARKEVTDTYVETFAQAGLKVTVLEVSNFSLIRTLKNQLEQFSSTEAAIIADIEFDSTELAIVVDGIPQFNRTIPIGLYQVQSALNSAMNLPPSRDVSELQAMTLPVTDTMGALNDPNPGTNAIIKVFAELADELRRSVDFYINQSDGLEMAQLLLMGPGAAIGQLDEFFMQRLAMPATQVDPIESLSIAFEREIPPEQRASLGVALGLGMRML; encoded by the coding sequence ATGGTTAGTTTCTTACAAGGATTGTTCTCTAAGCGGAAGCCAGGAGTCGGAATTGAATTAGCCACAGAACGAATTAATCTGGTGGAAATGCGGAAAAAAGGTCAGCAATTACAGCTAGTCACCTTGGCTACAATTCCAGTTCCCGAAGGCGTTGTTCAAGATGGCCAAATTGTAGATACTCCAGCAATGGCAGAGTTAATTCAGGCGGCAATTACCGATAACAATATTAAAGCCAAAACCGTGGGTACATCTATTCCTGGACGGGAAGCAGTAACGCGGATTATTCCGGTTCCGGCTGACCTCAGTGATGATGAACTTAAAGAGTATATGAACGCAGAAGCGGGATTATATTTACCATTTCCTAGGGAAGAAGCCGATGTAGATTATCAAAAATTAGGGCGATTTGTCGATGAAGATGGCATCGAAAAAGTCCAAGTTTTATTAGTTGCTGCTCGTAAAGAAGTCACCGATACTTATGTTGAAACCTTTGCTCAAGCGGGTTTAAAGGTTACGGTTTTAGAGGTGAGTAATTTTTCTCTAATTCGTACCCTAAAAAATCAATTAGAGCAGTTTTCCTCCACCGAAGCCGCTATTATTGCCGATATTGAATTTGATAGCACTGAACTGGCGATTGTTGTGGATGGGATTCCTCAATTTAACCGCACTATTCCCATTGGATTATATCAAGTTCAAAGTGCCTTAAACAGTGCCATGAATTTACCTCCTTCGAGGGATGTCAGCGAACTCCAGGCCATGACCCTTCCGGTGACTGATACAATGGGAGCATTAAACGATCCCAATCCGGGGACGAATGCCATCATTAAGGTTTTTGCTGAATTAGCCGATGAACTGCGTCGCTCCGTTGATTTTTATATTAATCAAAGTGACGGTCTGGAAATGGCACAATTATTGTTAATGGGGCCAGGAGCCGCCATTGGACAACTGGATGAGTTTTTCATGCAACGGTTAGCAATGCCTGCGACGCAAGTTGATCCCATTGAATCCCTCTCTATTGCCTTTGAACGGGAAATTCCCCCAGAACAACGTGCTAGTTTAGGAGTGGCATTAGGTTTAGGAATGCGGATGCTCTAA